The sequence TATTACTCCCGCTTTGTTGATCCTACTTTTCAAATGGGGCCAATGGTTTCACAGATATTTGGTATTATGGCTATGCGATTGGCTAATGCTGAAGTGATTCCTTATGATGTAAGTCGATATGCAACAGACCTGGAAAAGCATTTAAGTACTATTGAGAAAACGATAAAAGTGTATTCTCCTGCTTATTCTTGTGAAAAGCTAATGACTGCTGTTCATGAACTTGGAAAAAATATTGAAACATATAATGCAGCACAACAAAAATATATTCAAGCCAATAAGAGTGTTAAAAACACAACTGCAGAATTAAATAAAATTCTTATTTCTCTGGAGAAGTCATTTATAGATACACAAGGGATGGCCTATGGTAAATGGTATCAATCCTTGTATGCGTCTCCTGATCCTTATAGTGGCTATGCTTCCTGGATGTTACCAGGTTTTATGTATGAGGCATCTTTAAAATCAACAGCCAACCTGCCTCATTTAGAGACTCGCTATCTGAAGGCTATTCAATCTCTAAATGAAAAGGTAACGGCTCTGACCAAAAAGTTAGGATAGACTAGTTGTATCTGACTAAGGAAGTCCAGATCTCGTTGATAACAGTGAGGTCTGGACTTCTTTGTTATACTTTATATAATTGAAATTTGCAAATTGAAGTTGTATAGAAACTTGCATTTTATATAGTAAAAAACTTTTTAGTGTTTTTTCAGAAAGAGAAAATCTTTTCTAAAAGACTTGGTTTTTCTGGTAAATGTAGGAGACAGGTCTGTTTGAATAACTATGTGAGACTATTTTGGGAGATGTGATTATTGTAGAATCTTACAATCAGATTCTATTTTAGATGGGAAATTTTATATTTGGTTATCACAAACTCCTAACTTAATTAAACATGAAAAAACTGCTTCTACCTTGCCTGATTATGGCATTGACTTTTCTGTCCTGTCATAAAGATGAAATTGAGTCTCAAAGCTCTGATATCACTATTGCTCCGACTGCACGTAAATGTGCTTCTATGGAACTGCTTGCCATTCAACTAAAGAATGATCCTGCTATGGCAGACAGAATGTTGCAAATAGAATCATTTACCAATAAGGTACTAAAAGAGCATAAGGCAGCTCGTTTAGTAAATGGTGTAATAGAAATACCTGTTGTAGTCAATGTCCTGTACAGGACTGCATCAGAAAACATATCTGATGCTCAGATACAATCTCAGATTGATGCATTAAATGAAGACTATAATGCAACCAATGCTGATTTCACGCTTGTTCCGGCAACTTTCTCAGGTGTAAAAGCCAACGTTGGAATTCGGTTTGTACTAGACCAGACTGTTCGCAAATCCACCAACAAGAGGTCATGGAATACCAATGATTACATGAAAATATCATCACGTGGTGGAATTGATCCTACTTCGCCTGCTACTAAATTAAATTTATGGGTGTGTACCTTGTCAAATGATATTTTGGGGTATGCACAGTTTCCTGGTGGAGCCTCTGCTACAGATGGCGTCGTAATATTAAATACAGCCTTTGGTCGCACCGGCACTGCTGCTGCACCGTTTAATAAGGGGAGGACAGCAACCCATGAAGTAGGGCATTGGCTGAATCTGCGTCATATATGGGGTGATGCAACCTGTGGAACTGACTATGTAAATGATACTCCATTGCATAATACAGCTAATTATGGTTGTCCTGCTGCTGGTCATAAATCTACCTGTACAGGTACTCCTGTAGAAATGACAATGAATTACATGGATTATACAGACGATGCCTGTATGTATATGTTTTCCAATGGACAAAAATCAAGAATGCTAGCTACTTTTGTTTCTGGAGGACCACGCTATAGCTTTGCTCAATAATGTCAGTTTTTGATAGGTTGTTGTGTACATACAACAACCTATTATTTTTTATCTGTTCTCCTCATTTGTTTCTCTACAAGTTTCTCTCCATTCAGAAATTCATCGTTAGATTCTTGCATCCTAATTAGAAATTAAAGCATTTTATTTTTATACAGCTCATATAGTAATAAACTATCTCTCTGTCAGTGATATAAGAATTTCTTTGTTGTAATAATTAATTATATTTTCAAAATATTTTGAAAATATAATTAATTATCTGTAGTTTTGAATCGTTCAACAAGAACAAAGAGCATCAGAAAAACAAAATCCATTTTATATGAATGTGATTGCTTACCTAATCTATTTTGCTATAACCTATTGGGTTACAGTACATGTAGGGCTTAGTTTTTACAAGCATGGAAGACTTTATCTTCTTTCTCTTTTTCAAAATGATGAAAAGATTAGTGATAGTATCAATCGCTTACTGCTTGTTGGATACTATCTGCTTAATTTAGGCTATGTAACTATTATGATACGCTTCTGGGACTCTGTTACTTCCTGGCAAATATTAGTCGCAAGTGTAAGTAATAGGGTAGGAAAGATCATGTTAACTCTGGCTATTATTCACTTTATCAATATGACAGTACTTCTGTTTTTTAGTAAATCATATCATACATCTACTCATTCCAAATAAACACTTTTATGAAAACTTCATTTGTATTAACCTCGTATTTGATCTACTTACCTGTTGTGGTAATGCTTACCTGGTATGTTGCTCATACCTTATTTAAAAATAGCAAAGTCTTTATGCTGGATATATTTCATGGGAAAAGTGAGATTGCCTATTCAACCAATAAATTGTTTGAGGTAGGATTCTACCTGCTGAATTTGGGTTTTGCTTTGTTGATAATGGAGACGAGTGCTGCTATAGCCAATAGTCAGGGAATGCTGGAAGAGTTAAGTAGCAAAATAGGAGGGTTCAGTATCTATCTTGGTATAATGTTGTTCTTTAACCTGTATCTGTTTTTTAGAGGACGTCGGATTTCTAAACAAAAAATGACGCAAAGTTTTGTACCACCTGCTGATTTGCAATAAACAGAAACGAAATACAAAAGAAATGCCAGTCGGAATATATTCTGACTGGCGTTTTGTTATGATAATCAGTAATTATCAGATATAGTATTCAAGATATTCATCAGCCTTTTCGTATGCTGCTCCGCTCACTTTTATCTGAGTCTTATTATAAACTTTAGAATAGGGCTTGATACTTTCTGTAAGCCATACATTTCCGCCTATGATACTATCATGACCTACAACAACATGCCCACCCAGAATCGTTGCTCCTGCATAAATTACCACATTATCCTCAATCGTTGGATGGCGTTTTACACCTGCCAGGGTTTTTTCTACACTTAAAGCCCCCAATGTTACACCCTGATATATTTTAACACGATTTCCTATAACTGTAGTTTGACCAATCACAATACCTGTACCATGATCTATGCAGAAATGCTCTCCAATAGTTGCTCCTGGATGTATGTCAATACCTGTTTTCTGATGAGCATATTCTGTTAATAGACGTGGAATCAAAGGAACTCCTAACTGGCATAGCCGATGGGCCATACGATAAATAGCTATGGCATAGAAGCCAGGATAAGCCAGTATAACTTCATTAGGACTTGTTGCAGCAGGGTCTCCATCTGCCATAGCACGTGCGTCGTTCAAGAGCAAATCATAAATGCGTGGAAGGCTTTCTGCAAACTGATTAGCAATGGTCGCAGCAGGAGCGGGGAGATTAGGCTCAATATCAATTAAAAGCTTTTCTCCATTGTTTTGTAATTCATAGAGTTCTGCTTCTACACTTTCAGGTGTTTTGAATGTTTGATCTGCAAATTGTGGAAATAACATTTGCAAAACTGAGTCTATAAAACGATATACTTCAATCTTTTGTGGAAGTTTGTCATAACTTGTGTGTGACTGAAATAACGTTTGTGCAAAACGGTGGTAATTCATAATCGTGGCAAGATAGATGAAATAAGCAGATAATGTAAAAGTAGTATAAAACCCAATGGTAATGGCTATACGCCTACAATTTTCCGCATAGTTTGTGTTTTTAATTCTGTTTCACGCCATTCCCGTTCTGGAATAGACCCTGTTGTAATACCTGCTCCTGCATAAAAAATAACCCGATTGCTGAGCCATTGTGTACATCGCAGGTTTACAAAAAGATGAGACTCTCCATCTATATTTACAGGACCTAGAAATCCGCTATAAAATTCCCGGTTATGAGGTTCGTGGTTAATAATGAAGTCCATGGCTGGTTCTTTGGGAGTACCACAGACTGCAGACGTAGGATGCAATAACCGAAGCATAACTGTACCCAACTGGGGAAACTGAGTAGCTTGCATATCTACAGTCAAATCAGTTCGTAAGTGTAAAAGATTACCTGCGATCACAGTTTTTGGACCTTCTTCTTCAAATTCCCTCAAACGAATTTTTTTGAAACAGTTAATAATGTAACGGCTAACCAATGCCTGTTCTTCTATCTCTTTCTGCTTCCACATTACTTCAGACAATGGTACACCTGGCTCATAAGGTTGTGTTCCTGCCAAAGCTATTGTACGAAATATCTTTTGTTTATTCGTGCTGATAATCACCTCAGGAGAAGCTCCCATCCATGTACCATGTTCAGGTATACTGATTAATGAGACAAAAGCCAGTGGATAAGATTGAGTTAGCTTAAAGTAAGTTTGAATGATATTGATATCTTCCTTGATTGGAACTGTAATAGTGCGGGAAAGTACAACTTTTTGAAAGTTTCCTTCTTCCATCTCCCGAATAGCCTTAGATACCATATCTTCAAATATGGCTTGATCTGCATCCTGCGTTTGATAGGAAGTTCTGGAAGATATAACTGATGAATGATTTCTGGTTTGTAAAATATTCTCTACAGTCTGATAGAAATTTTCTTTTCGAATCTGTAAGATAGGATCGTTAAGAGGAAGATTCTTATCCGAGAATATGTAGGTTTCTCTTGATGGATCTTGTTCTAGCGTAAAATGAATGTCCGCATGAATAAATAAAGACTGATCTGCTTCAGGGTTAATGAAGGGACTGACTGCAAATCCGGAATGCAGTTCTTCAAGATCAATGACCGTTTTTTGAGGTTGCCCTGAAAGATCTATTATTCCCTGAATTTCCTGAGTTTCTGGTAACCGCCATAATGCGATAGGTAAACCCATTTGGTGTGTAGCAATCCAGAGTGCTTGTATATATTCTAAAGTATTTGTTAATGTAATAGAAGAAACCATGGAAATGTGCAAAGTTCGATACTCAGAAAGGTAATAGACCAAAATAGTACCCTGATAAGATTCTCATGCTCACCTTAGGATATACAAAGAACTGAAAAAAAAAACTTTCAGTTTCCATTTTTTTCAAAAAATAAGAAAACCAATCAGAGTGGATGATCAGGCTGGATAAATACCTATACTATATTTGAGGGAATTGGGAGTGATATTCACGTCTTTGTATAAATTAATTCTTATTTTTACTCTGTTAACAAACGTTTACTTATGAAGAGATACTATCTTGCCCTATTCTTTTTCCTTGGTTATATAGGTAATGGCATAAACCTCTATGCACAACAAGTAGCAGGAAAGGAGACTGTTATATTTCTTGTCCGACATGCAGAGAAAGATCTTACGGAAAGCTCAAGTGATCCCTCACTTTCTTTGGAGGGAAAGAAACATGCGGAACAATTGGCTGCAATTTTGAAAGATGCAGGAATTGAAGCTATTTATTCCACGGCAACTAAGAGGACAGAACAGACTGCATTGCCTTTGTTGCAGAAGTTGGGCTTATCTATTATTCACTATGATGCCAAAGACTCTGATCTGGCTATAAATTTAGCGAAGAAGGGAAAAGATAAACGTATTTTAGTAGTAAGTCACTCAAATGTGGTTCCTAAGCTGCTAAATGAGTGGACAAAGTCAAAAAAATATA is a genomic window of Xanthocytophaga agilis containing:
- a CDS encoding serine acetyltransferase, whose protein sequence is MNYHRFAQTLFQSHTSYDKLPQKIEVYRFIDSVLQMLFPQFADQTFKTPESVEAELYELQNNGEKLLIDIEPNLPAPAATIANQFAESLPRIYDLLLNDARAMADGDPAATSPNEVILAYPGFYAIAIYRMAHRLCQLGVPLIPRLLTEYAHQKTGIDIHPGATIGEHFCIDHGTGIVIGQTTVIGNRVKIYQGVTLGALSVEKTLAGVKRHPTIEDNVVIYAGATILGGHVVVGHDSIIGGNVWLTESIKPYSKVYNKTQIKVSGAAYEKADEYLEYYI
- a CDS encoding phosphoglycerate mutase family protein: MKRYYLALFFFLGYIGNGINLYAQQVAGKETVIFLVRHAEKDLTESSSDPSLSLEGKKHAEQLAAILKDAGIEAIYSTATKRTEQTALPLLQKLGLSIIHYDAKDSDLAINLAKKGKDKRILVVSHSNVVPKLLNEWTKSKKYTESEDYGDLYIVKISDSQPANVIKLYF
- a CDS encoding zinc metalloprotease, which gives rise to MKKLLLPCLIMALTFLSCHKDEIESQSSDITIAPTARKCASMELLAIQLKNDPAMADRMLQIESFTNKVLKEHKAARLVNGVIEIPVVVNVLYRTASENISDAQIQSQIDALNEDYNATNADFTLVPATFSGVKANVGIRFVLDQTVRKSTNKRSWNTNDYMKISSRGGIDPTSPATKLNLWVCTLSNDILGYAQFPGGASATDGVVILNTAFGRTGTAAAPFNKGRTATHEVGHWLNLRHIWGDATCGTDYVNDTPLHNTANYGCPAAGHKSTCTGTPVEMTMNYMDYTDDACMYMFSNGQKSRMLATFVSGGPRYSFAQ
- a CDS encoding chorismate-binding protein, which codes for MVSSITLTNTLEYIQALWIATHQMGLPIALWRLPETQEIQGIIDLSGQPQKTVIDLEELHSGFAVSPFINPEADQSLFIHADIHFTLEQDPSRETYIFSDKNLPLNDPILQIRKENFYQTVENILQTRNHSSVISSRTSYQTQDADQAIFEDMVSKAIREMEEGNFQKVVLSRTITVPIKEDINIIQTYFKLTQSYPLAFVSLISIPEHGTWMGASPEVIISTNKQKIFRTIALAGTQPYEPGVPLSEVMWKQKEIEEQALVSRYIINCFKKIRLREFEEEGPKTVIAGNLLHLRTDLTVDMQATQFPQLGTVMLRLLHPTSAVCGTPKEPAMDFIINHEPHNREFYSGFLGPVNIDGESHLFVNLRCTQWLSNRVIFYAGAGITTGSIPEREWRETELKTQTMRKIVGV